A section of the Salmo trutta chromosome 4, fSalTru1.1, whole genome shotgun sequence genome encodes:
- the LOC115192641 gene encoding hydroxysteroid 11-beta-dehydrogenase 1-like protein, giving the protein MKAFTKLLIVGAIGVAFVAFQWSGPTLDSESLKGARVLVTGASTGIGEQMAYHLAGFGAQVVITARREKVLQQVVEKCQGLGAQKALYVAADMANPSDPERVVQFAVDKLGGLDYLVLNHIGSSPFAMWDGDVEHTRWLMQVNFLSYLQMAKTALPTLEQSSGSIVVVSSLLGKMCSPFMAPYTSTKFALNGFFGTLQHELAMQRSNVSITITVLALIDTDSAMEKVKGFTNIPAWPASEAALHIITSGATRQTESYYPWFWYYGSLIRDWFPYLRDISIRNFYKY; this is encoded by the exons ATGAAGGCTTTTACTAAACTCTTAATTGTTGGTGCTATAGGAGTAGCTTTTGTTGCTTTCCAATGGAGTGGACCCACCTTGGACTCAG AGTCTTTAAAGGGTGCACGGGTCCTGGTGACTGGTGCCAGTACGGGTATAGGTGAACAAATGGCATATCACCTTGCCGGCTTTGGTGCCCAGGTGGTTATTACAGCCAGGAGGGAGAAGGTTCTACAGCAG GTAGTAGAGAAGTGCCAGGGTTTGGGGGCCCAGAAAGCTCTGTACGTAGCAGCAGATATGGCCAATCCTTCTGACCCAGAGAGAGTGGTGCAGTTTGCTGTGGACAAGCTGGGAGGACTGGACTACCTGGTGCTGAACCACATAGGTTCTAGCCCATTCGCCATGTGGGACGGAGATGTGGAGCACACTAGATGGTTAATGCAG GTAAATTTCCTCAGCTATCTGCAGATGGCGAAGACTGCTCTGCCCACCCTTGAGCAGAGTAGCGGTTCCATTGTGGTCGTCTCCTCCTTATTAG GAAAAATGTGCAGCCCGTTTATGGCCCCCTACACATCCACTAAGTTTGCCCTGAACGGTTTCTTTGGGACGCTGCAGCATGAGCTGGCCATGCAGAGGAGCAACGTGTCCATTACTATCACCGTCCTGGCCCTGATCGATACGGACTCGGCTATGGAGAAAGTCAA GGGGTTCACCAACATCCCAGCCTGGCCGGCCAGTGAGGCAGCGCTTCACATCATCACTTCTGGAGCCACTCGTCAGACAGAGTCTTACTACCCCTGGTTCTGGTATTATGGCTCTCTCATCAGAGACTGGTTCCCCTACTTAAGGGATATTTCTATACGTAACTTTTATAAATATTAA